In Caldicellulosiruptor morganii, the following proteins share a genomic window:
- a CDS encoding IS110 family RNA-guided transposase, whose translation MNLKPIAGIDVAKYFSEMVIISPTNEIIARLTIRHNNPSDFDRAIEILKKVEEDFAARPIIVMEATGHYHKILSRFFTSNGWDVSIINPIQSNSIKNAGVRKVKNDKTDALWIALTFRLTDSTVVQPSSEILDCLKNLCRQYYNLSDELTSYKYRLTSVVDQIMLNFKEVFPDICSKTSLAILENYPTPTDILGADSEKLISIIQLTSKKSYQWAKEKYELLVAKAKQFQPFSISDLATVTMLKVYINMVLNLQQNIDKIFEAINQLVQQSSQSQPSLMENINLLQSIPGIGFLSAATILAEIGDFEKFSKPNKLVAFFGVDPSVNQSGQFVGTKNKMSKRGSKILRRILFTIALANIRTKRNSKPCNPVLFEYYQKKCQQKPKKVALGAVMRKIICIIFAVMRDKKPFELRTPEEHIQKYFNKTAVCSA comes from the coding sequence ATGAATCTAAAACCTATTGCCGGGATTGATGTAGCCAAGTATTTCAGCGAAATGGTGATTATATCTCCTACAAATGAAATAATTGCCCGCTTGACTATCCGTCACAATAATCCCTCTGATTTTGATAGGGCTATTGAAATCCTTAAAAAAGTTGAAGAGGATTTCGCAGCACGCCCTATCATCGTCATGGAAGCCACAGGGCATTACCACAAAATCCTCTCCCGCTTCTTTACTTCTAATGGCTGGGATGTTTCAATTATCAATCCCATCCAATCTAATTCTATCAAAAATGCGGGAGTTAGAAAAGTAAAAAATGATAAAACCGATGCCCTGTGGATTGCATTAACTTTTAGACTTACTGACTCTACTGTAGTACAACCTTCATCTGAAATCCTCGACTGCTTGAAAAACCTATGCCGCCAGTATTACAACCTCAGTGATGAACTAACCTCTTACAAATACAGACTTACTTCTGTCGTCGATCAAATTATGCTCAATTTCAAAGAGGTCTTCCCTGACATTTGTTCTAAAACATCCTTGGCTATACTTGAAAACTACCCAACTCCAACCGATATCTTAGGCGCTGACAGCGAAAAACTTATTTCCATCATTCAGCTAACCTCTAAAAAAAGCTATCAATGGGCCAAAGAAAAATATGAATTACTTGTCGCAAAAGCTAAACAGTTTCAACCTTTTTCTATATCAGACTTAGCAACTGTTACTATGCTTAAAGTCTATATTAACATGGTCCTGAATTTACAGCAGAATATCGACAAAATTTTTGAAGCCATAAATCAACTTGTTCAGCAATCTTCGCAATCTCAGCCTTCACTCATGGAAAATATTAACCTCCTTCAATCTATCCCCGGCATAGGTTTTCTATCCGCTGCAACTATCCTTGCTGAAATAGGTGATTTCGAAAAATTTTCAAAACCCAACAAGCTTGTTGCTTTCTTTGGTGTAGATCCTTCCGTAAATCAATCGGGGCAATTTGTTGGCACAAAAAATAAAATGTCTAAACGTGGTTCTAAAATCTTGCGAAGAATCTTATTTACAATTGCTCTTGCCAATATCAGAACAAAAAGAAATTCTAAACCTTGTAATCCTGTATTATTCGAATACTATCAGAAAAAGTGCCAACAAAAGCCCAAAAAAGTTGCATTAGGTGCTGTTATGAGAAAAATTATTTGTATTATCTTTGCTGTTATGCGCGATAAAAAACCTTTTGAACTTAGAACTCCAGAAGAACATATTCAAAAATACTTTAATAAAACTGCAGTTTGTAGTGCATAA
- a CDS encoding ATP-binding protein — protein sequence MSEKIKIYRLCFESLKVYRNLLEDMVLKNLYNLICHIDDQNQDFKKVLNLYSTFYYNLLEAGKGCSLKEYIIEKILFGENTFAKLASNAIGKSMIDQFIKKAASCDLDCLEFISNFSAKEIEDYLKESSAIPDFLAESFLDVKGTNTMPQNANDNFIKIIIEKFLNVSPWSSLIEDLIEFYKQNGYGIFARYKGFSWDGEKLIGIENLDPVRLDDLVNIERQKKIVVENTLAFLRGQRVNNILLYGSRGSGKSSTVKAILNEFYHMGLRMVEVFKDQLYTFPELIRILRDVPLKFIAFVDDLSFEDIEENYTKLKAILEGSLEVMPQNVVIYATSNRRHFVKEKFDDRNTFYSDEVHFKDTLEEKLSLADRFGIIVTYTSPTQQEYLSIVEEIAKKRRIEITEELYNLSLQWEMNYNGRSARTAKQFVDWYEMQIKMEKG from the coding sequence ATGAGTGAAAAAATAAAGATTTACAGATTGTGTTTCGAAAGTCTAAAAGTTTACCGGAACCTTCTTGAGGATATGGTGCTTAAAAATCTGTACAATCTTATTTGCCACATTGACGACCAGAATCAGGATTTTAAAAAAGTTTTAAACCTGTACAGTACATTTTACTATAATCTTTTAGAAGCGGGTAAAGGATGCAGTCTTAAAGAATATATTATCGAAAAGATTTTATTTGGTGAAAATACTTTTGCAAAATTAGCATCAAATGCTATCGGTAAATCAATGATAGACCAGTTTATCAAAAAAGCTGCAAGCTGCGATTTGGACTGTCTTGAGTTCATCTCAAATTTCTCTGCAAAAGAAATAGAAGATTATCTAAAAGAATCTTCTGCTATACCCGATTTTTTAGCCGAAAGTTTTCTGGATGTCAAAGGTACAAATACTATGCCGCAAAATGCCAATGATAATTTTATAAAAATCATCATTGAAAAGTTTTTGAATGTATCCCCCTGGAGCAGTTTAATTGAAGATCTTATAGAATTTTACAAACAAAATGGTTATGGGATTTTTGCAAGATACAAAGGCTTTTCATGGGATGGTGAAAAGCTTATCGGCATTGAGAATTTAGATCCAGTAAGACTTGATGATCTTGTAAACATTGAAAGGCAGAAAAAGATTGTTGTCGAAAACACTCTGGCATTTTTAAGAGGTCAGAGAGTCAACAATATTCTGCTATATGGCAGCAGAGGAAGTGGTAAATCTTCAACTGTTAAGGCAATTTTAAATGAATTTTATCATATGGGTTTAAGAATGGTTGAAGTTTTTAAAGACCAGCTTTATACCTTCCCGGAGTTAATAAGAATATTAAGAGATGTGCCACTTAAGTTTATAGCCTTTGTAGATGATCTGTCTTTTGAAGACATAGAAGAAAACTACACCAAACTGAAAGCCATTTTGGAAGGATCTTTGGAAGTAATGCCCCAGAATGTTGTAATATATGCAACATCAAACAGAAGACATTTTGTAAAAGAAAAATTTGATGACAGAAACACCTTTTATAGCGATGAAGTGCACTTTAAAGACACCCTGGAAGAAAAACTTTCTCTTGCTGACAGGTTCGGAATAATAGTAACATATACCTCTCCAACCCAGCAGGAATACCTTTCAATTGTTGAGGAGATTGCAAAGAAAAGGAGAATTGAAATTACAGAAGAGCTCTACAATCTTTCTCTGCAGTGGGAGATGAACTACAACGGCCGCTCAGCAAGAACAGCCAAGCAGTTTGTTGACTGGTACGAAATGCAGATTAAAATGGAAAAGGGCTAA
- a CDS encoding PD-(D/E)XK nuclease superfamily protein, with translation MSPGGRGTRTGKVHEKLIEQALLQNYAGAFKGQFVVGNDLFGNKYRADFVLNDEIIISAKWQQTRGTAEQKIVYEIITLVKILKENSKYKKAYIVISGTGYTEKAKDFYLNQKHVDYIKEGNLVEIISFEDFVKRANLKLL, from the coding sequence GTGTCACCCGGTGGAAGAGGTACTCGAACTGGAAAAGTTCATGAGAAGCTTATTGAACAGGCTTTATTGCAAAATTATGCTGGTGCTTTTAAGGGACAATTTGTAGTTGGCAATGATCTCTTTGGGAATAAATATAGAGCTGACTTTGTTTTAAATGATGAGATAATTATAAGTGCTAAATGGCAGCAAACACGTGGGACTGCAGAGCAAAAAATAGTTTATGAGATAATCACTTTAGTGAAAATTTTGAAAGAAAATTCAAAATATAAAAAAGCTTACATTGTAATCAGCGGAACAGGGTATACTGAAAAAGCAAAAGATTTTTATCTAAATCAAAAGCACGTTGACTACATAAAAGAGGGAAACTTAGTAGAAATAATATCTTTTGAAGATTTTGTCAAAAGAGCAAATTTAAAATTGCTATAA